In one Solanum lycopersicum chromosome 11, SLM_r2.1 genomic region, the following are encoded:
- the LOC101254856 gene encoding protein PSK SIMULATOR 2: protein MVAESWFRNFWKNSKKHEGGGHQKVLVGVLAFEVASLMSKLVHVWQSLSDKQVARLRDEIMNSVGIKKLISDDDSYTARLICTELVENLGHVATAVSRLAKKCNDPFLKSFEQAFNDLLKVGADPYGWQLSWKKMDKKIKKMERFIVINANLYQEMENLSDLEQTLRRLKGNDDADSITLVEYEKKLAWKKQEVKHLKDVSIWNRTYDYIVRLLARSLFSIFSRIGHVFGVDPVVDERAKASRDLDSDQIHRSYSVAYAQSSVHPSESSLSRFSSEPVESILAKSGPISSTRNIHSSYSGPLKSSTSTASPIPGRHSSAGFYSGPLGRSTTKSGPLPLFNKSGMKWWKSRDRSGNLNGKGSNLKHARPTSGPLKGCMMVGNGSPVSNCHLDPHGFHSGFLNATKGAGVDGLADGYSTCSYLTSYNAKKRLLNAPPETLGAAALALHYANVIIVTEKLVASPHLIGHDAREDLYNMLPASLRAALRAKLKPFAKSLTSSVYDTVLAGEWNEAMLGILEWLAPLAHNMIRWQSERSFEHQNFVSRTNVLLVQTLYYANQEKTESAITELLVGLNYIWRYGREVNAKAIEECASARMMFNDDYLDD from the coding sequence ATGGTTGCTGAATCTTGGTTTCGTAATTTCTGGAAAAATTCGAAAAAGCATGAGGGTGGTGGTCATCAAAAGGTGCTAGTTGGTGTTCTAGCATTTGAAGTTGCAAGTTTGATGTCTAAGCTGGTTCATGTATGGCAGTCTCTAAGTGATAAACAAGTGGCTAGATTGAGGGATGAGATAATGAACTCGGTCGGTATAAAGAAGCTTATTTCGGATGATGATTCATATACTGCAAGATTGATATGTACTGAGTTGGTTGAGAACTTGGGACATGTAGCAACTGCTGTTTCTAGGCTTGCAAAGAAATGTAATGATCCGTTCTTGAAGAGTTTCGAGCAAGCCTTCAATGATTTGCTAAAAGTTGGTGCTGATCCATACGGGTGGCAACTCTCATGGAAGAAGATggacaaaaaaatcaagaagatGGAACGGTTTATTGTGATAAATGCGAATTTGTATCAAGAAATGGAGAATCTTTCTGATCTTGAACAGACATTGAGGAGATTGAAGGGAAATGATGATGCAGATAGTATTACCTTGGTTGAATACGAGAAGAAGCTTGCGTGGAAGAAGCAGGAGGTGAAGCACCTTAAGGATGTCTCTATTTGGAATAGAACTTACGATTATATTGTCCGTCTTTTGGCGAGATCCTTGTTTTCTATATTTAGTAGGATAGGGCATGTGTTTGGAGTTGATCCCGTTGTGGATGAGAGGGCTAAAGCATCCAGAGATCTAGATTCTGATCAAATCCATCGGAGCTACTCAGTTGCTTATGCTCAGTCATCTGTTCACCCATCTGAAAGTAGTCTCTCTAGATTTTCTTCGGAACCAGTAGAAAGCATCCTTGCGAAATCTGGACCAATTTCGAGCACTAGGAACATTCACAGTTCTTATTCCGGTCCCTTGAAAAGTTCAACATCAACAGCAAGCCCGATTCCTGGAAGGCATTCTTCTGCTGGTTTCTATTCGGGTCCTCTGGGGAGGTCAACAACAAAATCTGGTCCTCTCCCTCTATTTAATAAATCCGGCATGAAGTGGTGGAAATCCCGTGATCGTTCAGGTAACCTAAATGGAAAAGGCTCAAATTTAAAACATGCTCGACCGACCTCTGGACCGCTTAAAGGCTGCATGATGGTTGGGAATGGTTCTCCTGTAAGTAATTGCCATCTAGATCCACACGGATTTCATTCAGGTTTTCTAAATGCAACGAAAGGAGCTGGTGTAGATGGACTTGCTGATGGCTATTCAACTTGCTCTTATCTAACAAGTTATAATGCGAAAAAAAGGCTGTTAAATGCTCCTCCAGAAACTCTCGGGGCTGCTGCCTTAGCACTGCATTATGCAAATGTCATTATCGTGACTGAGAAACTAGTGGCATCTCCTCACTTGATCGGACATGATGCAAGAGAAGACCTGTACAACATGCTACCGGCTAGTTTAAGAGCAGCCCTCAGGGCGAAATTAAAACCATTTGCTAAGAGCTTGACGTCATCCGTTTATGACACAGTTCTTGCTGGAGAATGGAATGAAGCAATGCTGGGGATACTAGAATGGCTTGCTCCTCTTGCTCATAATATGATAAGATGGCAGTCCGAGCGGAGTTTCGAGCATCAGAACTTTGTTTCCAGAACAAATGTGCTGCTAGTACAAACCCTTTATTATGCAAATCAAGAAAAGACAGAATCAGCAATCACAGAGCTGCTCGTTGGTTTGAACTACATATGGAGGTATGGCAGGGAAGTGAATGCTAAAGCGATAGAGGAATGTGCTAGTGCTAGAATGATGTTTAATGATGATTACTTGGATGACTGA
- the LOC109118833 gene encoding bark storage protein A-like translates to MVIMKGINLDQCANSTLCLPEKPKLVVGLKGATSNFFIDNAAYTQFLFNTFGVTSLDMESSAVVMTCLSNGYPVIAIRGLSDLAGTQKGDNTIRLFGSLAALNTAKVVIGFVKSLSINHISRF, encoded by the exons ATGGTAATTATGAAg GGGATAAATCTTGATCAATGTGCAAATTCAACATTGTGTCTACCAGAAAAGCCAAAACTAGTTGTTGGATTGAAGGGAGCtacttcaaattttttcattgaCAATGCAGCTTACACACAATTCCTTTTCAATACTTTTGGTGTCACATCACTTGACATGGAAAGCTCAGCTGTAGTAATG ACATGTTTGTCAAATGGATATCCAGTTATTGCAATTCGTGGATTATCAGATTTAGCAGGAACACAAAAAGGGGATAACACAATAAGATTATTTGGATCTTTAGCTGCTCTAAATACAGCAAAAGTTGTAATTGGTTTTGTTAAGTCACTatcaataaatcatatttcgCGATTTTAA
- the LOC104644463 gene encoding F-box protein At3g07870-like → MILDFFTWLGSLVETICKGSNVVDDDDNRFERLPDCLVIDILSRLPSHSFLRCRWVCRHWRALLVSSQHSFTNIHHLSRHTTPMFIIHEDLAKYDAKSDFAKHGQDVFVYNENKKIKKKKKVMFQKLHLKPELRINKDKPCLLYSCEGVLVFVSSKWKSTYYIVNPITQEELTVRYTPGEVFVCALYFCPYTRQFRVLIAQLQDTCCTYFVHIVKIWKCEKIHSSISFNFLPNSGNPAVVNGALHWITLHDLKRKGIAPCENGIMVFRMDKEELFTMPHPPVSKVCKSNQDHLAMKLMVKDDHLCLCNMILPWYIVDMWWLEDYETRSWIKRYKINLLNERIFPFSKRLSEREIRHRHAWNVKFLYLQEGGLLIYLIHYYGEEIYLYNLDRRTVKKLELPREKLLASSHEWALYHKSFMAIV, encoded by the coding sequence ATGATACTTGATTTTTTCACATGGTTGGGTTCACTAGTTGAAACAATATGTAAAGGTAGtaatgttgttgatgatgatgataatcgTTTCGAACGTTTGCCTGATTGTCTGGTGATTGATATTCTTAGTAGACTTCCATCACATTCTTTTCTTAGATGTCGATGGGTTTGTAGGCATTGGAGAGCCTTATTAGTCTCATCACAACACTCTTTTACCAATATACATCATCTATCTAGACATACTACACCTATGTTTATCATACATGAAGATTTAGCCAAATATGATGCCAAAAGTGATTTCGCAAAGCATGGCCAAGATGTTTTTGTTTACAATGAAAACAagaagattaagaaaaaaaagaaagttatgTTTCAGAAACTTCATCTCAAACCTGAGCTTAGGATTAATAAGGACAAACCTTGTCTTTTATATTCTTGTGAAGGAGTACTTGTGTTTGTTTCCTCCAAGTGGAAATCTACTTATTATATTGTCAACCCTATAACACAAGAAGAATTGACAGTACGATATACACCTGGTGAAGTTTTCGTATGTGCTCTGTATTTTTGTCCCTACACAAGACAATTCAGAGTTCTTATTGCACAACTACAAGATACTTGTTGTACATATTTCGTACATATTGTAAAGATATGGAAGTGTGAGAAAATTCATTCGTCAATCTCCTTCAACTTTTTGCCAAATAGTGGCAACCCAGCTGTTGTTAATGGAGCATTGCATTGGATCACGTTGCACGATTTAAAAAGGAAAGGCATTGCTCCTTGTGAAAACGGAATTATGGTTTTCAGAATGGATAAAGAAGAGTTGTTTACTATGCCTCATCCTCCTGTAAGTAAGGTTTGTAAGTCAAATCAAGATCATTTAGCTATGAAACTTATGGTGAAGGATGATCATTTGTGTTTATGTAACATGATTCTCCCATGGTATATTGTGGATATGTGGTGGTTGGAGGACTATGAGACGCGGTCATGGATCAAAAGGTATAAGATTAATCTCTTAAATGAGAGGATTTTCCCTTTTAGTAAGCGTCTCAGTGAAAGGGAAATTAGACACAGGCATGCTTGGAATGTAAAGTTTTTGTACCTCCAAGAAGGTGGACTTTTGATTTACTTGATTCACTATTATGGTGAGGAGATATATCTTTATAATTTAGATCGTAGAACAGTAAAGAAACTTGAATTGCCGCGAGAAAAATTGTTGGCCTCCTCTCATGAATGGGCTCTTTATCACAAGAGTTTTATGGCAATAGTCTAA
- the LOC101253955 gene encoding DEAD-box ATP-dependent RNA helicase 5 — MGKSDDSIQRRKNKKSRKKQDDKVSNRIAGIIAAKKRRLSGKRRMCEGMCYSLPTPEDPFNERHGKVDPVKKKKKKQNQSKKGKNPIKKTGLPQNSDKLKEEFHMHAPSKFLILCLKNIQDDLQQDGAFSGREEKPFFIHTWGIEFWKYFTSGKDIIGTNQAHATTEQIAWVAATTADAISRKEKEGLSISNPYLLFLVPSQEKAVKVRKICKPLKALGIHTVSLHPGASIDHQIQGLKNCEPEFLISTPERLQELLSHGAIKTSDVSFLVIDGPLSETGYVDAVESIAKSISGKPQILAFNDCSNSSSNFLMKKSVGESICRIPLDDPVNDHNMA; from the exons aTGGGGAAAAGCGATGATTCCATTCAGAGAAGGAAGAATAAGAAGAGTAGAAAGAAGCAAGATGACAAGGTATCTAATCGTATCGCTGGAATCATTGCTGCTAAGAAACGTCGACTCTCCGGCAAACGCCGTATGTGTGAG GGAATGTGCTATAGTTTACCTACACCTGAGGATCCATTCAATGAGAGGCATGGAAAAGTTGATCctgtaaagaagaagaagaagaagcagaaCCAGTCGAAAAAGGGCAAGAACCCTATTAAGAAGACCGGTTTACCACAAAATTCTGACAAATTAAAGGAAGAGTTCCACATGCATGCTCCATCTAAGTTCTTAATTCTCTGTTTGAAAAACATTCAGGATGACCTTCAGCAGGATGGAGCCTTCAGTGGTAGAGAGGAAAAGCCTTTCTTCATCCATACATGGGGAATTGAATTCTGGAAATATTTTACCAGTGGCAAAGATATTATTGGTACAAATCAAGCCCATGCTACAACTGAGCAAATTGCTTGGGTTGCAGCAACAACTGCTGATGCCATATCAAGAAAGGAGAAAGAAGGTCTATCAATTAGCAACCCCTACCTTTTATTCCTTGTTCCCTCCCAAGAGAAAGCTGTCAAG GTGCGGAAAATATGCAAGCCTCTGAAAGCTCTTGGAATACATACAGTGAGTCTGCATCCTGGTGCTTCTATAGACCACCAGATTCAGGG CCTGAAGAACTGTGAGCCCGAATTTCTTATTTCTACTCCTGAAAGACTTCAAGAACTCCTCTCACATGGTGCCATTAAAACTTCTGATGTTTCTTTCCTg GTCATCGATGGACCTCTTTCTGAGACAGGTTATGTTGATGCGGTTGAATCCATTGCAAAATCTATTTCTGGAAAGCCACAAATACTGGCTTTCAATGATTGCTCAAATTCTTCATCCAATTTTCTTATGAAGAAGAGTGTTGGAGAATCAATCTGTAGAATACCGCTTGATGATCCAGTAAATGATCATAACATGGCTTGA
- the LOC101251645 gene encoding F-box protein At3g07870-like: MILDFFTWLGSLVETICKGSNVVDDDDNRFERLPDCLVIDILSRLPSHSFLRCRWVCRHWRALLVSSQHSFTNIHHLSRHTTPMFIIHEDLAKYDAKSDFAKHGQDVFVYNENKKIKKKKKVVFEKLHLKPELKINKDKPYLLYSCEGVLMFVSSKWKSTYYIVNPITQEELTVRYTPGEVFVCALYFCPYTRQFRVLIAQLQDTCCTYFVHIVKIWKCEKIHSSISFNFLPNSFNPVVVNGALHWITLHDLKRKGVAPCENGIMVFRMDKEELFTMPHPPVSKVCKSNQDHLAMKLMVKDDHLCLCNMILPWYIVDMWWLEDYETRSWIKRYKINLLNERIFPFSKRLSEREIRHRHAWNVKFLYLQEGGLLIYLIHFYGEEIYLYNLDRRTVKKLELPREKLLASREWALYHKSFMAIV; the protein is encoded by the coding sequence ATGATACTTGATTTTTTCACATGGTTGGGTTCACTAGTTGAAACAATATGTAAAGGTAGtaatgttgttgatgatgatgataatcgTTTCGAACGTTTGCCTGATTGTCTGGTGATTGATATTCTTAGTAGACTTCCATCACATTCTTTTCTTAGATGTCGATGGGTTTGTAGGCATTGGAGAGCCTTATTAGTCTCATCACAACACTCTTTTACCAATATACATCATCTATCTAGACATACTACACCTATGTTTATCATACATGAAGATTTAGCCAAATATGATGCCAAAAGTGATTTCGCAAAGCATGGACAAGATGTTTTTGTTTACAATGAAAACAagaagattaagaaaaaaaagaaggttgTGTTTGAGAAACTTCATCTCAAACCTGAGCTTAAGATTAATAAGGACAAACcttatcttttatattcttgTGAAGGAGTACTTATGTTTGTTTCCTCCAAGTGGAAATCTACTTATTATATTGTCAACCCTATAACACAAGAAGAATTGACAGTACGATATACACCTGGTGAAGTTTTCGTATGTGCTCTGTATTTTTGTCCCTACACAAGACAATTCAGAGTTCTTATTGCACAACTACAAGATACTTGTTGTACATATTTCGTACATATTGTAAAGATATGGAAGTGTGAGAAAATTCATTCGTCAATCTCCTTCAACTTTTTGCCAAATAGTTTCAATCCTGTTGTTGTTAATGGAGCATTGCATTGGATCACGTTACACGATTTAAAAAGGAAAGGCGTTGCTCCTTGTGAAAACGGAATTATGGTTTTCAGAATGGATAAAGAAGAGTTGTTTACTATGCCTCATCCTCCTGTAAGTAAGGTTTGTAAGTCAAATCAAGATCATTTAGCTATGAAACTTATGGTGAAGGATGATCATTTGTGTTTATGTAACATGATTCTCCCATGGTATATTGTGGATATGTGGTGGTTGGAGGACTATGAGACGCGGTCATGGATCAAAAGGTATAAGATTAATCTCTTAAATGAGAGGATTTTCCCTTTTAGTAAGCGTCTCAGTGAAAGGGAAATTAGACACAGGCATGCTTGGAATGTAAAGTTTTTGTACCTCCAAGAAGGTGGACTTTTGATTTACTTGATTCACTTTTATGGTGAGGAGATATATCTTTATAATTTAGATCGTAGAACAGTAAAGAAACTTGAATTGCCGCGAGAAAAATTGTTGGCCTCTCGTGAATGGGCTCTTTATCACAAGAGTTTTATGGCAATAGTCTAA